Part of the Streptomyces europaeiscabiei genome is shown below.
CCATGACGCCTTCCGCCGCGAACTCGCCCTGATCAAGAAGGAGTTGCTCACGAGCAACGGCAGGGCCGGGCTCGGCGCCCAGCTCCGCGTCAACTGCCTCACGTTCTGCCAGGGGCTCCACAATCACCACACCGGCGAGGACATCGGCCTCTTCCCCTACCTCTCCGACCGCCGGCCCGAGCTGGCGCCGGCCCTCACCCGCCTCCACGAGGAGCACGAGCGGATCGCCACCCTCACGGAGGAACTGCGCCGGATCGTGACGGCCGAGGACGCCGACCCCGACGCCGTACTCCCCGAGGTGGAGCGCCTCACCGACCAACTCGAAGCCCATCTCACGTACGAGGAGGAGCAGTTGATCCCCGCGCTGGACGCCGTGGCGGTGCCCACGAATCCCTGAGCGGTGGGTGAGTGGGTGAGTGGGTGAGTGGGTGAGGGAAAGGACGCGGAAGCAGGCACGCGAGACCTCGTGAACAACCGGTGAGCGGCGCGCGAGCCCCCTGGGGGGAGGGAGATCGGGCTCGCGTTCGCGCCGCTCACCGGCACCCGCTCACCGTAGCCACGGCCCAGATCACCGAGGTGCCGGTACGGTCATGACTCCGCCGCCTTCCCGTAACACGGCGCACCGCGACACCCTCGGTACGGGTGGCCCGGCGGCACCCCGCAGCACGGGGCACCCGCAGCACGGGGCACGCGCAGCACGGGGCACCCGGCGACACCCGCAGCACGGGGCACCCGGCGGCACCCACGGTACGAGCCACCGACCGGCACCCGCGCCGCTCACCCGGAACGGATCGCTCACCACGGCAGTGCGCGCTCGTGCACCACGTCCAGCCGCGACACCGCGCGCGTGAGCACGACGTACAACCGGTGCAGCCCCCGCCCCTCCGCCGCCACGATCGCGGCCGGCTCGACGACCACGACATGGTCGTACTCAAGCCCCTTCGCCACTCCGGCGCCCAACACCGCGACGCGCGCGCCGAGTTCACCCGGACCGCCCGTCGCGATCCCGGCCCCGCCGAGAGCCGCACGCAGCCGTACGACAGCCGGTCCGTCAGCCGCGATGACCCCGATGGACCCTTCACGGGCGAGCGCGTCCCGCACGGCGGCGACGGTCTCGGTGACGACACCCTCGCCCTCGCCCCCCGCGTCCGTCCCGTCCACCTTCCTGATCCGCAGTTCCCCGTCCCTCCGCAGGGACCGGGCAGCGGGCACGTCCACCCCCAGTCGCCCCAGCAGGCCGTTCGCCAGCCCCACGACGGCCTGCGGCACCCGGAATCCGGTGGTGAGAGGGATGACGTGGGCGTCCGGCTTGCCCAGGTGGGCGAGGAGTCGGGGCCAGTCGCGGGCGGCCCAGGGGGTCGTGCCCTGGGCCAGGTCGCCCAGGACGGTCACCGAGCCGTAGGCGGCCCGGCGGGCGATCGCGCGGCACTCCATCGGGGAGAGGTCCTGGGCCTCGTCGACGACGACATGGCCGTAGCCGTCGGGGTGGGCGAGGAGCCCCGCGACCTCGTCGAGGAGGACGAGATCGGCTGCCGACCAGCGGGCCGACCGCCATGTACGCGGGGGCCTCGCCCAGGAGACGGCCTTCCGCTCGTCCGCGTCGAGCAGCCCCTCCGCCGCGGCGGCGAGGGCGTCCGGATCCCCGAGCAGCCGCGCCACCACCTCCTCCGGCCGTGCCTTCGGCCATACGGCGTCGACGTACGCGCCGACCGGACGCGACCGCGAGATCCGGTACAGCCACGCGTTCGGACGCGGCCCGGACCGCCGCTCCGCCTGCACCTGGAGCAGCCGCACGACCCGCGCCCGGACGCGCTCCCGCCCGATGTCGTAGGGCAGCGCCTCCGCCCGGACGTCCGCCACGATCCGTCGCAGTTCGTCCCCGGACACCCGCCAGCGAAACGAACCCTCGGACAGGACAAGGGAGTCGAACCGCTCCCCCGATCCGCCACCGCCCGCGACACCGGCATACAGGGCCCGGCGGAGCACCCCTGCCA
Proteins encoded:
- a CDS encoding HelD family protein, producing MTSVEPATDPALRHALVRERAYHDTCRAALAAMVEGAGEQVVVGEDVSASGADAEVLGYRLRSRAKEMRELPEGPLFFGRLDFDDRMNADHANIDHAGQSYHVGRLRISEDPAVPPLVVDWRAPVSRAFYQASSRDPQGVAVRRRFGWAQGSRGESADLTGLEDEHLDRRATPTGRGSAAPDGCRGGHDGRGCRDGHDGHDGHDGHDGRGCRGGRDGPGNPGSLLAVEIERPRLGPMRDIAATIQPEQDELVRADLGTSVCVEGAPGTGKTAVGLHRAAYLLYTYPQRIRRGGLLILGPNRTFLSYIAEVLPALGETGVRQSTVTDEIARHPVTAEDDERAAAVKHDARMAGVLRRALYAGVAGGGGSGERFDSLVLSEGSFRWRVSGDELRRIVADVRAEALPYDIGRERVRARVVRLLQVQAERRSGPRPNAWLYRISRSRPVGAYVDAVWPKARPEEVVARLLGDPDALAAAAEGLLDADERKAVSWARPPRTWRSARWSAADLVLLDEVAGLLAHPDGYGHVVVDEAQDLSPMECRAIARRAAYGSVTVLGDLAQGTTPWAARDWPRLLAHLGKPDAHVIPLTTGFRVPQAVVGLANGLLGRLGVDVPAARSLRRDGELRIRKVDGTDAGGEGEGVVTETVAAVRDALAREGSIGVIAADGPAVVRLRAALGGAGIATGGPGELGARVAVLGAGVAKGLEYDHVVVVEPAAIVAAEGRGLHRLYVVLTRAVSRLDVVHERALPW